One part of the Segnochrobactrum spirostomi genome encodes these proteins:
- a CDS encoding ABC transporter substrate-binding protein, whose translation MLSSGSVMAQDGKTVSITDDRGVVVVVPENPQRIAAISYLGVDVALALGIKPVATTYMTAGRQPDFLLGLTGEMKSLGQRAKPNLELLSEVRPDVIVAMKRYTVGNAAQFEKIAPYIAYNMELLSESYQEVSDLSKVFGKPERGEQLNAEFKSHLADYAAKAPKNVHPRFQIMWGGDTPFSFHTENTAASIVAALGGDNIAGPMQQDGKFGMEISLEAMLEKDPEVIFVYDSGPDRPHENNPIWQQLSAVKNGRVYYVGDEWVETNGPIAREMVLREAAHYLYPDTFPAIDVRAEAAKLIPAGVQQ comes from the coding sequence ATGCTGTCGTCTGGATCGGTGATGGCGCAAGACGGCAAGACGGTGTCGATCACAGACGATCGTGGCGTGGTCGTCGTCGTGCCTGAGAACCCGCAGCGCATTGCGGCCATCTCCTATCTCGGCGTCGACGTCGCACTGGCCCTCGGCATCAAGCCGGTTGCCACGACCTATATGACCGCCGGCCGTCAGCCCGATTTTCTGCTTGGGCTGACCGGTGAGATGAAGTCCCTCGGCCAGCGGGCGAAGCCGAACCTCGAGCTCCTGTCGGAAGTTCGGCCGGACGTGATCGTCGCCATGAAGCGCTACACGGTCGGCAATGCCGCCCAGTTCGAGAAGATCGCGCCTTATATCGCCTACAACATGGAGCTCCTGAGCGAGAGCTACCAGGAAGTATCCGATCTCTCGAAGGTGTTCGGAAAACCGGAGCGCGGCGAGCAATTGAACGCGGAGTTCAAGAGCCATCTCGCGGACTATGCCGCCAAAGCGCCGAAGAACGTCCATCCGCGCTTCCAGATCATGTGGGGCGGGGATACGCCGTTCTCGTTCCACACCGAGAACACCGCCGCCTCGATCGTCGCGGCGCTCGGCGGCGACAATATCGCCGGTCCGATGCAGCAGGACGGCAAGTTCGGCATGGAGATCAGTCTCGAAGCCATGCTGGAAAAGGACCCCGAGGTCATCTTCGTCTACGACAGCGGCCCGGACCGCCCGCACGAGAACAACCCGATCTGGCAGCAGCTCTCCGCCGTCAAGAACGGGCGCGTCTACTATGTCGGCGATGAGTGGGTCGAGACCAACGGGCCGATCGCCCGTGAAATGGTGCTGCGTGAGGCGGCGCATTATCTCTACCCGGATACGTTCCCGGCGATCGACGTGCGCGCGGAAGCGGCGAAGCTGATCCCCGCGGGCGTGCAGCAGTGA
- a CDS encoding FecCD family ABC transporter permease, translating into MRSLTLTIAILIVSLTVLAGGLLIGARPLQPQVALAALFAPDGKIASILVWTLRLPRSLAAFLGGAGLGVSGYLLQTLTRNPLAGPGLTGVTAGAVTPIVACFTFLPWLSSVYYPMIGMAGGLAAALTTFWIAGGGTARPLHLALGGISVSMFLGALTTWIILSSGPQVPALLFWLSGGFQGRSWPQLAYMAPWVLIGCFGALASHRVIGLLTLSEQAAAGMGLQLSLWKPVLLLLAVLPVAGVAPVAGPVAFVGLASPHIARLLRPTGPAWTIALTAAIGGFIVVSGDVIARGIAPPKELPISIVTALIGGPLFIWLVQRRGFTTGGGA; encoded by the coding sequence ATCCGCTCCCTGACGCTGACGATCGCGATCCTGATCGTCAGCCTGACGGTGCTCGCGGGCGGGCTTCTGATCGGCGCGCGGCCGCTCCAGCCTCAGGTCGCTCTGGCGGCCCTGTTCGCGCCGGACGGCAAGATCGCGTCGATCCTGGTCTGGACCCTGCGCCTGCCCCGCAGCCTCGCCGCATTTCTGGGCGGGGCGGGGTTGGGGGTTTCTGGCTATCTGCTGCAAACGCTGACCCGCAACCCTCTGGCGGGGCCGGGGCTGACCGGCGTGACGGCCGGCGCCGTCACGCCCATCGTGGCGTGCTTCACATTCCTGCCCTGGCTGTCGTCCGTCTATTATCCCATGATCGGAATGGCGGGGGGACTCGCCGCCGCGCTGACGACGTTCTGGATCGCGGGCGGCGGCACGGCGCGCCCGCTGCACCTCGCGCTCGGCGGAATCAGCGTGTCGATGTTCCTCGGCGCGCTCACGACCTGGATCATCCTGTCGAGCGGTCCCCAGGTGCCGGCGCTGCTGTTCTGGCTGTCGGGCGGCTTCCAGGGCCGGTCATGGCCGCAGCTCGCCTACATGGCTCCGTGGGTCCTAATCGGCTGCTTCGGTGCCTTGGCGAGCCATCGTGTCATCGGGCTGTTGACGTTGAGCGAACAGGCGGCGGCCGGCATGGGCCTGCAATTGTCGCTGTGGAAGCCCGTGCTGCTCCTCCTCGCCGTCCTCCCCGTGGCCGGCGTGGCGCCGGTGGCCGGTCCGGTCGCCTTCGTCGGGCTGGCGTCGCCGCATATCGCCCGCCTTCTGCGGCCCACGGGGCCGGCCTGGACCATCGCGCTCACGGCCGCCATCGGTGGTTTCATCGTCGTCTCCGGCGACGTGATCGCCCGTGGCATCGCGCCGCCGAAGGAGCTCCCCATCAGCATCGTCACCGCCTTGATCGGTGGCCCGCTGTTCATCTGGCTCGTGCAGCGCCGCGGCTTCACGACGGGGGGCGGAGCATGA
- a CDS encoding FecCD family ABC transporter permease, whose protein sequence is MTMVRAVVRRPLPARIVLAMAALALLAPIVAVFLGVVDIPPAHVIGVFLGQGPADARSIIWDIRFPRIVTGMLAGVNLAVAGLLLQTVTRNPLADPSIMGISQGATLAVSLFLLLSVYIHHAGSTDLPELPVAWLPTVGTLGGLAAGGLVYALAFRRDLGPLRVTLCGIAVGAVLHALAIGLIAGWGSNRLEVLLEWLSGSLYARSWQHAAVLAPYTVSGLLVLPLIRRPLELLSLDASVAQSFGLAYRRQFSLALLLSCALAASAVGTVGPIVFVGLVVPHLARSLAGRHSALVLPLTVALGSIVVTFGDLVGRLLGRAEEIPIGVITALFGVPVLVALIRRTP, encoded by the coding sequence ATGACGATGGTCCGCGCCGTCGTGCGCAGACCGCTGCCCGCTCGCATCGTGCTGGCGATGGCGGCGCTGGCGCTGCTTGCCCCCATCGTCGCCGTCTTCCTGGGCGTCGTCGACATCCCGCCCGCCCATGTGATCGGCGTCTTCCTGGGGCAGGGGCCGGCGGATGCGCGGTCGATCATCTGGGACATCCGCTTTCCGCGCATCGTCACCGGCATGCTCGCCGGCGTGAACCTCGCCGTCGCCGGTCTTCTGTTGCAGACCGTCACCCGCAATCCGCTGGCCGACCCCTCGATCATGGGCATCTCGCAGGGGGCGACCCTCGCGGTGAGCCTGTTCCTGCTGCTCTCCGTCTATATCCACCACGCCGGCTCCACGGACCTGCCGGAACTGCCGGTGGCCTGGCTGCCGACGGTCGGGACCCTGGGCGGTCTCGCCGCCGGCGGCCTCGTCTACGCCTTGGCCTTTCGGCGCGATCTCGGTCCGTTGCGCGTCACGCTCTGCGGCATCGCGGTCGGGGCCGTCCTGCATGCGCTCGCCATCGGATTGATCGCCGGCTGGGGGTCGAACCGCCTCGAGGTTCTGCTCGAGTGGCTGTCGGGCAGTCTCTATGCCCGAAGCTGGCAGCACGCCGCGGTGCTCGCGCCGTACACGGTGTCGGGGCTGCTGGTGCTGCCGCTGATCCGGCGGCCCCTGGAACTGCTGAGCCTCGATGCGTCCGTGGCCCAATCCTTCGGCCTCGCCTATCGCCGTCAGTTCTCGCTCGCGTTGCTCTTGTCGTGCGCGCTCGCGGCGAGTGCGGTCGGGACGGTGGGGCCGATCGTGTTCGTCGGCTTGGTCGTGCCGCATCTCGCCCGGTCTCTGGCGGGAAGGCACAGCGCTCTCGTTCTGCCGCTGACGGTCGCGTTGGGCTCCATCGTCGTGACGTTCGGCGACCTCGTCGGCCGCTTGCTCGGCCGGGCCGAGGAAATCCCGATCGGGGTGATCACGGCCCTGTTCGGTGTGCCGGTATTGGTCGCGCTGATCCGCAGAACCCCGTGA
- a CDS encoding ABC transporter ATP-binding protein: MLLTCSALSVSYGRRKALSGLDLSIGSGEIRALIGPNGSGKSTALQALAGLIRPDEGHVALDGRAVGTLSRRDLAKRLAFLPQQPSAPDEMTVGQLVRQGRFAHVGLLRSYSSRDEEAIQWALESTGLTALADRSLRELSGGERQRAWISAAIAQEAGILLLDEPTSFLDIGYQIEVLDLVHRLSRERGVTIVMSIHDLNQAMSICDRICLLQEGKRVFDGVPDDLARSGLIEHVFRVKGRFVQLAPDTPPHFDVELARRAASPRTTDGLSPATLERRLAR, translated from the coding sequence ATGCTTCTGACTTGCTCGGCTCTGTCCGTCAGCTATGGCCGCCGAAAGGCCCTCTCGGGCCTCGATCTCTCGATAGGGTCCGGCGAGATCCGCGCTTTGATCGGCCCCAACGGCTCGGGCAAGAGCACGGCGCTCCAGGCGCTCGCGGGCCTCATCCGCCCCGACGAGGGGCATGTCGCCCTCGACGGGCGCGCGGTCGGCACGCTGTCGCGCCGGGACCTCGCGAAACGCCTCGCCTTCCTGCCGCAGCAACCCTCCGCGCCCGACGAGATGACGGTCGGCCAACTGGTCCGGCAGGGTCGGTTCGCCCATGTCGGGCTGCTGCGGAGCTACTCGTCCCGCGACGAGGAGGCCATTCAGTGGGCTTTGGAGAGCACCGGCCTGACGGCGCTGGCCGATCGAAGCCTGAGGGAGCTCTCCGGGGGCGAACGCCAGCGGGCTTGGATTTCGGCGGCGATCGCCCAGGAGGCCGGCATCCTGCTGCTCGACGAGCCGACCTCCTTCCTCGATATCGGCTACCAGATCGAAGTGCTCGATCTCGTCCACCGACTCAGCCGCGAGCGCGGCGTGACGATCGTGATGTCGATCCACGATCTCAATCAAGCCATGTCGATCTGCGACCGGATCTGCCTGCTCCAGGAGGGCAAGCGCGTCTTCGACGGGGTGCCGGACGATCTCGCCCGAAGCGGGCTGATCGAACACGTGTTCCGGGTCAAAGGGCGCTTCGTGCAACTGGCGCCGGACACGCCCCCGCATTTCGACGTCGAACTGGCGCGCCGAGCGGCATCGCCGCGCACCACCGACGGCCTCTCACCAGCGACACTTGAACGTAGGCTTGCACGATGA
- a CDS encoding class I SAM-dependent methyltransferase, producing MNGHAGDGHAGDKVKAIPTWYVDPSAENAMGDGHAPIWRHLIGLIPERDLSAKTVLDFGCNQGGFLRHLHALRPFRRALGLDIAERSIATANSLKGNLPIQYQTGADVSGWTETFDLAFSHEVVYLIPDIDAHARDIRQALKTDGIYYAVTGCHTDNPLWPKWRSLVAERTNTVVQDRSVSDYAKAFAAAGFTVSARKILYDGFIPYAPDGWTPDFMDALDYYSQTKIVFRLVKH from the coding sequence ATGAATGGACATGCGGGGGACGGACATGCTGGGGACAAGGTGAAGGCGATCCCGACCTGGTACGTCGATCCGAGCGCCGAGAACGCCATGGGCGACGGCCACGCCCCGATCTGGCGGCACCTCATCGGTCTCATTCCCGAGCGCGATCTGAGCGCCAAGACGGTTCTCGATTTCGGCTGCAATCAGGGCGGCTTCCTGCGCCATCTGCACGCCTTGCGCCCCTTCCGCCGGGCGCTCGGCCTGGACATCGCCGAACGGTCGATCGCGACCGCCAACAGCCTGAAGGGCAACCTTCCGATCCAATATCAGACGGGGGCCGATGTCTCAGGTTGGACCGAGACGTTCGATCTCGCGTTCAGCCACGAGGTCGTCTACCTGATCCCGGACATCGATGCTCACGCCCGGGATATCCGGCAGGCGTTGAAGACCGACGGCATCTACTACGCCGTGACCGGCTGCCACACCGACAACCCGCTCTGGCCGAAATGGCGTTCCCTCGTCGCGGAGCGCACCAACACCGTCGTGCAGGACCGCTCCGTCAGCGACTACGCGAAGGCCTTCGCGGCGGCGGGCTTCACGGTGTCCGCCCGAAAGATCCTCTATGACGGTTTCATCCCCTACGCGCCGGACGGTTGGACGCCGGACTTCATGGACGCCCTCGATTATTACAGCCAGACCAAGATCGTGTTCAGGCTCGTCAAACACTAG
- a CDS encoding extracellular solute-binding protein, with product MKPASLVAAAAVILSVATAPALAEGQLNIFNFGLYTPPDLIKKFEKTYDVKVTVTEYDSNETAIAKIEAGGHGFDIVVPSASVVPIYIEKGLLLKSEPSQMSNFKNVEPQWVAVGWDKGRHYTAPWVWGTTGVMVNTNVYKGDINTSAVIFDPPDALKGKINVVPSMSDVIDMAIEYVGGQPCTTDKAILKAARDKLAAAKPYWASIDYPSFEKFIKEDLDASIFWNGAAMRIRAENPHFAYGYPKEGYAIWQDNVAILADAKNVENAKLFLNFIMAPENAALVSNYTRYGNAIQGSEAFMDKDLLTAPEMVIPPALKSAGHIQVTCPADVQQIYSRIWTELTK from the coding sequence ATGAAACCCGCGTCTCTCGTGGCCGCCGCGGCGGTCATCCTGTCGGTCGCAACCGCCCCCGCCCTGGCCGAAGGGCAGCTCAACATCTTCAATTTCGGCCTCTACACCCCGCCGGATCTGATCAAGAAGTTCGAGAAGACCTACGACGTCAAGGTCACCGTCACCGAGTACGATTCCAACGAAACTGCGATCGCCAAGATCGAGGCCGGCGGTCACGGCTTCGACATCGTGGTGCCGTCGGCGTCGGTGGTTCCGATCTACATCGAGAAGGGACTGCTCCTGAAGAGCGAGCCGTCCCAGATGTCGAACTTCAAGAACGTCGAGCCGCAATGGGTGGCCGTGGGCTGGGACAAAGGCCGCCACTACACCGCGCCGTGGGTTTGGGGCACCACCGGCGTCATGGTCAACACGAACGTCTACAAGGGTGACATCAACACCTCCGCGGTCATCTTCGACCCGCCGGACGCGTTGAAGGGCAAGATCAACGTCGTCCCCTCGATGAGCGACGTCATCGACATGGCGATCGAATATGTCGGCGGCCAGCCCTGCACGACGGACAAGGCGATCCTCAAGGCGGCGCGCGACAAGCTCGCGGCGGCCAAGCCCTATTGGGCATCGATCGATTATCCGAGCTTCGAAAAGTTCATCAAGGAAGACCTCGACGCCTCGATCTTCTGGAATGGCGCCGCCATGCGCATCCGCGCCGAGAATCCGCACTTCGCCTACGGCTATCCGAAGGAAGGCTATGCGATCTGGCAGGACAACGTCGCCATTCTCGCCGACGCCAAGAATGTCGAGAACGCCAAGCTGTTCCTGAACTTCATCATGGCGCCGGAGAACGCCGCGCTGGTCTCGAATTACACCCGCTACGGCAACGCGATCCAGGGCTCCGAGGCGTTCATGGATAAGGACCTCCTGACGGCACCCGAGATGGTGATCCCGCCCGCCCTCAAGTCCGCCGGTCACATCCAGGTCACCTGCCCGGCCGACGTGCAGCAGATCTACAGCCGAATCTGGACGGAACTGACGAAGTAA
- a CDS encoding ABC transporter permease: MAERGFNVKRLRGAEMLAITCFVILYVPMVILVTYSFNSGNVIGNWEGLSLKWYGAALHNEAFLDAALNSLILATSAAVISTVFAIMAALATTRGDGFRGEGAVHLILNQPLMVPEIVLAIALLIIVGQIKAATGYTGLGFLIAAHTTFCVPFAYLPIRARLEGMDLSLETAAADLYASRFYTFRRVTLPLLAPGIMAGFMLAFVVSLDDVVMSDFLKSPGQETLPTYLMGELRRNLTSEIYAISSLILLVSVLIVAGSWAATRKKN; this comes from the coding sequence ATGGCTGAGCGCGGTTTCAACGTTAAACGTCTGCGCGGCGCGGAGATGCTGGCGATCACCTGCTTCGTCATCCTCTACGTGCCCATGGTCATCCTGGTCACCTACTCGTTCAACTCGGGCAATGTGATCGGCAACTGGGAGGGACTGTCGCTCAAATGGTATGGGGCGGCGCTGCACAACGAGGCCTTCCTCGACGCCGCCCTGAACTCCCTGATCCTGGCAACGTCGGCCGCCGTCATCTCGACCGTGTTCGCCATCATGGCCGCGCTCGCCACCACGCGCGGCGACGGCTTCCGCGGCGAAGGCGCGGTCCACCTGATCCTCAACCAGCCCCTGATGGTCCCCGAGATCGTCCTGGCGATCGCGCTCCTTATCATCGTCGGCCAGATCAAGGCGGCGACGGGCTATACAGGCCTCGGCTTCCTGATCGCGGCCCACACCACCTTCTGCGTGCCGTTCGCCTACCTGCCGATCCGCGCGCGGCTCGAGGGCATGGACCTGAGCCTCGAGACGGCCGCCGCCGACCTCTATGCGAGCCGCTTCTACACCTTCCGCCGCGTGACCCTGCCGCTCCTCGCCCCCGGCATCATGGCAGGTTTCATGCTGGCCTTCGTCGTCTCCCTCGACGACGTCGTCATGAGCGACTTCCTGAAGTCGCCCGGTCAGGAGACCCTGCCGACCTATCTGATGGGAGAGCTGCGGCGCAATCTCACGTCGGAAATCTACGCCATTTCCTCGCTCATTCTTCTGGTCAGCGTGCTGATCGTGGCGGGGTCTTGGGCCGCAACACGAAAAAAGAACTGA
- a CDS encoding ABC transporter permease has product MKTSEPWRRWALVLPAVTIVMLFSILPLALVVVYSLLTPGDFGNVKWIFSTDGWFSVLFERDIFDNTVSISDANLVILARSIGLSLATTLLTLIFGLPTAWFIATRPASQRGFWLLLITIPFWTNLLVRTIAVQEMIRSEGVINRVLLALGLIQKPIQMMFTDFAVLLGMTYVFLPLMVLPVYAAIEKFDFRLAEASYDLYASRLFCLRRVILPLVRPGIIAGSILVFVPSLGAYVTPRIMGGGKSMMLGNLIDMQFGQGRNWPLGAALSITLTILVLAALVWYTRITSGRNGRNHG; this is encoded by the coding sequence ATGAAGACGTCGGAGCCTTGGCGCCGCTGGGCCCTCGTCCTTCCGGCGGTGACGATCGTGATGCTGTTCTCGATCCTGCCGCTCGCCCTCGTCGTCGTCTATTCGCTGCTGACGCCCGGCGATTTCGGCAACGTCAAATGGATTTTCTCGACCGACGGCTGGTTCTCGGTTCTCTTCGAGCGCGATATCTTCGACAACACAGTCAGCATTTCTGACGCCAACCTCGTCATTCTGGCCCGTTCGATCGGCCTCTCGCTCGCGACGACGCTGCTCACCCTGATCTTCGGGCTGCCGACGGCCTGGTTCATCGCAACCCGACCGGCCTCCCAGCGCGGCTTCTGGCTGCTCCTCATCACCATCCCGTTCTGGACCAACCTGCTCGTGCGCACCATCGCCGTGCAGGAGATGATCCGATCGGAGGGCGTCATCAACCGCGTGCTGCTCGCGCTCGGCCTCATCCAGAAGCCGATCCAGATGATGTTCACGGACTTCGCCGTGCTGCTCGGCATGACCTACGTGTTCCTGCCGCTCATGGTGCTGCCCGTCTATGCCGCGATCGAGAAATTCGACTTCCGGTTGGCGGAGGCGAGCTACGACCTCTATGCCTCGCGGCTGTTCTGCCTGCGGCGCGTGATCCTGCCGCTGGTGCGCCCCGGCATCATCGCGGGCTCGATCCTGGTGTTCGTGCCCTCGCTCGGCGCCTACGTGACGCCGCGCATCATGGGCGGCGGCAAGTCGATGATGCTGGGCAACCTGATCGACATGCAGTTCGGCCAGGGCCGCAACTGGCCGCTCGGCGCCGCCCTCTCGATCACGCTGACGATCTTGGTCTTGGCGGCGCTCGTTTGGTACACGCGGATCACTTCGGGCCGGAACGGGCGCAATCATGGCTGA
- a CDS encoding ABC transporter ATP-binding protein yields MLDIRELTKRFGSGDGAVTALHEVSFSIAEGEFFTLLGPSGCGKTTLLRLIAGFSAPSGGALVLDGHDIARMPPNQRPVNTVFQNYALFPHMTVGQNVAFALEAQGRPRAEITPAVEAMLKLVQLGHLKDRKSSELSGGQQQRVALARALVAKPRILLLDEPLSALDMKLRKEMQIELKRLQRETGLTFIFVTHDQEEALTMSDRIAVMSGGRVQQIATPRELYDRPANRFVAGFIGESNFLPAHAASGTVRFGAAAVALDGVPEGPVTLMIRPEHLALATTLPGALVLEAEIKQLVFFGTDTHVHLALPDGLPLVARVQNALHGGTRFAEGESVPVSLPAEALRVLADEGGAA; encoded by the coding sequence ATGCTCGACATTCGCGAACTCACGAAACGCTTCGGGTCTGGCGACGGCGCGGTGACCGCGCTCCACGAGGTGAGCTTCTCCATCGCGGAGGGAGAGTTCTTCACCCTGCTCGGCCCCTCGGGATGCGGTAAGACGACCCTGCTGCGGCTGATCGCGGGCTTCAGCGCCCCGAGCGGCGGCGCGCTCGTGCTCGACGGCCACGACATCGCGCGGATGCCGCCGAACCAGCGGCCGGTCAACACGGTGTTCCAGAACTACGCTCTCTTCCCGCACATGACCGTGGGCCAGAACGTGGCGTTCGCGCTCGAGGCGCAGGGCCGCCCCCGCGCCGAGATCACGCCCGCCGTGGAGGCCATGCTGAAGCTGGTTCAGCTCGGGCACCTGAAGGACCGCAAGAGTTCCGAGCTATCCGGCGGCCAGCAGCAGCGCGTCGCCCTCGCCCGCGCGCTGGTGGCCAAGCCGCGCATCCTCTTGCTCGACGAACCACTGTCGGCGCTCGACATGAAGCTGCGCAAGGAGATGCAGATCGAGCTGAAGCGGCTCCAGCGCGAGACCGGGCTCACCTTCATCTTCGTCACGCACGACCAGGAAGAAGCGCTGACGATGTCCGACCGCATCGCCGTGATGAGCGGCGGGCGGGTGCAGCAGATCGCGACCCCGCGCGAACTCTACGACCGGCCGGCCAACCGCTTCGTCGCCGGCTTCATCGGCGAGTCCAATTTCCTGCCCGCGCACGCGGCGAGCGGCACCGTCCGGTTCGGCGCGGCCGCGGTCGCGCTCGACGGTGTTCCCGAGGGCCCGGTAACGCTGATGATCCGGCCGGAGCACCTGGCGCTCGCGACCACCCTCCCCGGTGCGCTGGTGCTCGAGGCCGAGATCAAGCAGCTCGTCTTCTTCGGCACCGACACCCACGTCCATCTCGCCCTGCCCGACGGCCTCCCGCTCGTCGCCCGCGTGCAGAATGCGCTTCATGGCGGGACGCGCTTTGCCGAGGGCGAGAGTGTCCCGGTCTCCCTCCCCGCCGAGGCGCTCCGGGTGCTGGCCGACGAGGGAGGCGCGGCATGA
- a CDS encoding TetR/AcrR family transcriptional regulator, producing the protein MSDLSQVETGLRSRKKAKRRNDIVVAARALFATQGIDATTMADIAAAVGISTPTVFNYFGSKDGILIALINEGTTEARERDRPLHWREGTDLATLIVKMFLRVSARTLEIADKQLWRYAESAAIRHPETEFAQQYASVSEALVGVVAEFFDALDLSLRSGAPTSSPFLARLFHDVWMPLFLRLISEEEHTLDAHEDALRAHMVPLVHMLFDEATVAAPRRKRIR; encoded by the coding sequence TTGAGTGATCTGAGCCAGGTGGAAACGGGGCTGCGCAGCCGTAAGAAGGCGAAGCGCCGGAACGACATCGTCGTTGCGGCGCGCGCGCTGTTCGCCACGCAGGGCATCGACGCCACCACGATGGCGGACATCGCCGCGGCCGTGGGCATCTCCACGCCGACCGTCTTCAATTATTTCGGGTCGAAGGACGGCATTCTCATCGCGCTGATCAACGAGGGGACGACGGAGGCGCGCGAGCGCGACCGACCGCTCCATTGGCGCGAAGGCACCGACCTCGCGACCCTCATCGTGAAGATGTTCCTGCGGGTCTCGGCCCGCACGCTGGAGATCGCCGACAAGCAGCTCTGGCGCTATGCCGAGTCGGCGGCGATCCGCCATCCCGAGACGGAGTTCGCCCAGCAATATGCGAGCGTGTCCGAAGCGCTGGTGGGCGTCGTCGCCGAGTTCTTCGACGCGCTCGACTTGAGCCTCCGCAGCGGGGCGCCGACCTCGTCGCCGTTCCTGGCGCGGCTGTTCCACGATGTCTGGATGCCATTGTTCCTGCGCCTCATCTCCGAAGAGGAGCACACCCTCGACGCGCACGAGGACGCCCTGCGGGCGCACATGGTTCCGCTCGTCCACATGCTGTTCGACGAGGCGACCGTCGCGGCGCCGCGCCGCAAGAGGATCCGCTGA
- a CDS encoding amidohydrolase, giving the protein MTASLIFLNARVLTMDEDAPRAEAVAVGGNRILAVGDRETVMAHAGADTRIVDAAGATLMPGFVESHVHLFSGAYGQTLLQLADVAGFAAMKAAVEAFAAARPNEGLLFAQGADYEILGAGTRLDRHALDAMSPDRPLAVMARDFHTLFANTAALRAAGLLYGRTLPVGNEVVMGEDGLATGELREKLALLPVLALRTSGGREMLGMSGIEPPQAPTPTEWREDLDVLKAGMRFVAAKGITSLHNMDGNRHLLELLRDVETEGGLLARISVPFHLTREMPLSELDRASAMAADFTGERVTSRRVKIFVDGVIESGTAAMLADYADHPGLKGEPIFDAETFAAAAIEADRRGLQITVHAIGDAAVRIALDGYAAARAANGPRDSRHRIEHIEMIDPADIGRFVELGVVASFQPLHAPVGENPTTRSIGAARAPHAYAWRALAEAGATVAFSSDWPVVPIDPLLGIQTALTRAPHLPGLPDQRLPLPEVLAAFTRNGAFAGHMEHSTGRLRPGLLADLVLLSADIEATPVDAIAGLGVRMTVCDGRITHEA; this is encoded by the coding sequence ATGACCGCCTCCCTGATCTTTCTCAACGCACGCGTCCTGACCATGGACGAGGACGCGCCGCGGGCGGAGGCGGTCGCGGTCGGCGGCAATCGCATCCTCGCCGTCGGCGACCGGGAGACCGTCATGGCCCATGCGGGTGCCGACACGCGCATCGTCGATGCCGCCGGCGCCACCCTGATGCCCGGCTTCGTCGAAAGCCACGTGCACCTGTTCTCGGGCGCCTACGGGCAGACCCTGCTTCAACTCGCCGACGTCGCCGGCTTCGCGGCGATGAAGGCGGCCGTCGAGGCCTTCGCCGCCGCGCGGCCGAACGAGGGCCTCCTGTTCGCCCAAGGCGCGGATTACGAGATTCTCGGCGCCGGCACCCGGCTCGATCGTCATGCGCTCGACGCGATGTCTCCGGACCGCCCGCTCGCGGTGATGGCGCGGGATTTCCACACCCTGTTCGCGAACACGGCGGCGTTGCGCGCCGCGGGCCTCCTCTACGGCCGCACCTTGCCGGTCGGCAACGAGGTGGTGATGGGCGAGGACGGCCTCGCCACCGGCGAACTGCGGGAGAAGCTCGCCTTGCTGCCCGTGCTCGCGCTGCGCACCTCGGGCGGCCGCGAGATGCTCGGCATGTCCGGCATCGAGCCGCCCCAGGCCCCGACGCCCACGGAATGGCGCGAGGATCTCGACGTGCTGAAGGCCGGCATGCGCTTCGTCGCCGCGAAGGGTATCACCTCCCTGCACAACATGGACGGCAACCGTCACCTTCTGGAATTGCTGCGGGATGTCGAGACGGAGGGCGGACTGCTCGCCCGCATCTCCGTGCCGTTCCACCTGACACGCGAAATGCCGCTGTCCGAGCTCGACCGCGCCTCGGCCATGGCCGCCGATTTCACCGGCGAGCGGGTGACGAGCCGGCGGGTCAAGATCTTCGTCGACGGCGTCATCGAAAGCGGCACGGCCGCCATGCTGGCCGACTACGCGGACCATCCGGGCCTCAAGGGCGAGCCGATCTTCGATGCCGAGACCTTCGCCGCCGCGGCGATCGAAGCCGACCGTCGCGGCTTGCAGATCACGGTGCACGCCATCGGCGACGCGGCGGTTCGCATCGCGCTCGACGGCTATGCCGCCGCCCGCGCCGCCAACGGCCCGCGCGACAGCCGGCACCGCATCGAGCATATCGAAATGATCGATCCGGCCGACATCGGCCGGTTCGTCGAACTCGGCGTCGTCGCCTCCTTCCAGCCCCTTCATGCGCCGGTCGGCGAAAATCCGACGACGCGCAGCATCGGCGCGGCGCGCGCGCCCCACGCCTATGCCTGGCGGGCGCTCGCCGAGGCCGGCGCGACGGTCGCCTTCTCGTCCGATTGGCCGGTGGTGCCGATCGATCCGCTGCTCGGCATTCAGACGGCGCTGACCCGCGCGCCGCATCTCCCCGGCCTGCCGGACCAGCGCCTGCCGCTCCCGGAGGTGCTCGCCGCCTTCACCCGCAACGGCGCCTTCGCCGGCCACATGGAGCACAGCACCGGACGGTTGCGCCCGGGCCTGCTCGCCGACCTCGTCCTCCTCTCGGCCGACATCGAAGCGACCCCGGTCGACGCGATCGCCGGGCTCGGCGTCCGGATGACGGTGTGCGACGGGCGGATCACCCATGAAGCCTGA